The genomic DNA CTGCTCCGCCCACTAGTTTGCATGCCCCGCCTCCCTCCCTGCTGATTGACAGCACTGGTTTGCATTGAAAGAACAGTCTGCACACTCGGGCAAGTCAGTGCTGTCAATCATTAGTGAAGGGGGCGGGGCACAGAGACTCTTGGCCACACCAGGGGTGCACCAAGCACCCTAATTAACATGTAAGATTACACTTCAGTTCTTACAGAACAGAGGCAGCTATGTGCTTCCTATATCCTGTCAGTTCAGGCCAATCTTGACAGTTATCAGTTTTACATTTTAGGGCAGGGatgactgtcacaaaccaccgggggggtcactcagaaatcccccgcgctggctaccagtacgtcacaatcggggggtagcaagggggtgtcacccctcctttatacctcccgaccgacagacagagcacgtgacgcgctctctagcgcccctcttatagtcaggccaattatggaattgcccgacaataagaaaggaggccgctatactacttatgccgattattgaagggtccccggtgcgagtagggtatatattcccccgacctccgcgggcggaatatataatatcttcccggatctcactggcctccccacaataatccttggcacaactcgctgccaccaaccgatttacggtaactattagccgaacacacagacgtgggattcgagatcgagataacagaacagcccaagattaattatataatttaatcagcttaaagcacactagaactacaatatatacaatagggaatctacagaatatacagttatgtcagagtacagttacaatcaaagcatgggttacaaacaggcatacacagttccagcagttaccttgttgcgtctggccacaggggggcgctgtagaccaggtttccaggaaccccctcacaggtctttcccaaccaggcccccgagcagaagaacactggaaaatggccgaagtagggttatcaacctgggcaatccaggtcccctcctaccttagtgacctcacagggaagcactgctccacccctggctggagttatggacaaaatccacaacatggaatatggccataacttggcctgggagcgtcgtaggcagacgccaatgctctcattgtgacagttatgaatttagctacagaacgaggggactcatgacctgtctgccagttccccattggctgatatcacgcctggggcatttcccaatgtcctgctcccataaaaagggtgtgccggcatcgtccacatgcggagacaccatttttatggttgccatatttatcggaaatatggcttgcgagatatgaaccattttttactggagtcgttctgtctggctatttccatagccttgctaactagctagcagcccccactacagggtgacggcagggagtcatcctgtgtccattgtccctaagccacctcatttccatatcacaggacatggccatggatttgttgctaaaccagttgtgtgaagggaaggggggggggtgacaccaggagggggcttcctgacatgacttgaatgtcatgatttatcgtcatatctccggatttacctcacacctccccccttttgagggcgctagggggcagcacactccggtgttcccccgtgcgcccgtccgcgacctctccttgtcgggacagcccgtctgcgttaccgtggtcacggccccttttgtggcgaatggtgaagttgtattgctggagcgcaaggctccatcgcaacaatcgcccattcgtcccagagacggtgtgcaaccagctgaggggattgtggtccgtctccacgatgaagtggcgcccgtatagatagggttgcagacgctgcagggcccacactatggccaggcactccttctccatcgtggaataggcaacttcccttggtaacagcttcctgctcaggtacaagactgggtgctcttggctcgcagagtccacctggctgagcaccgcaccgaggccgaagtcactggcgtcggtctgtactacaaacggccgcgtgaagtcggctgcctgtagcacgggcgggctggacagggcgtcctttagggcccggaaggctgtctcgcagtccattgtccaatcgactgcagagggcagcttcttcttggtgaggtccgtcaagggctttgccaggctactatagcgtggaacaaacctcctatagtacccagcggtccccaagaaggacatcacctgcttcttggtcctgggggtgggccaggatgcgatggcctccactttctcaggctcgggcttcagtgttcccccgcctacccggtgaccgaggtactggacctcgctcatggccagctgacacttgcccggcttgatggtcaaacctgcccggtggatccgcctgagcacctgtgctagatgctctaggtggtcctcccaggtgggactgaagacggcaatgtcatccaggtacgcggccgcgtacccttcaagtcccttgagcagggtgttgaccatccgctggaaagtggcaggggcattcctcatcccgaatggcatcaccgtggactcgtacagtccaaatggggtaataaaggcagagcgttccctggccttgcgagtcagggggatctgccaatatccccggctcagatccatgatggtcaggtactgagccccggccaactgatcgagcaggtcatcgatgcgtggcattgggtacgcatcggcgaccgtgacagcattgagccccctgtagtccacgcagaaccgcgtggttcggtccttcttagggacgaggactacaggcgaggcccaagcgctgttggatgcctggatcacccccagcttcagcatctcgtcaatctcctggcgcatgtgttgctgcacctccagggagacccgatatgctgaacgccggatcgggggatgatccccagtgtccacgtgatggacagccaagtcagtccttccgggctggttggtaaaaaacccccggaaggggtgtagggtggcccacagctgggaccgttggtcctccaagagctggtggccaacctccacatcctcaatggatccgcctgccctaacctgggctagcatatccaagagggtttccgcttctccctcctcgggcaggttgcacacggggagcgcacatgcctcccgctcatgatgtgccttcatcatgttcacatggaagggcttccgccttccacgggcagggtccagggtgaccaggtacgtcacagggttgagctgctggtacacgaggtatgggccttcccaggctgcctgaagcttgtcctgtggtacggggaccagtacccacacctcttgacccacttggtaggtcctctcacaagcgttctggtcgtaccaacgcttctgatcggcctgggcttgagccatattgtcgtgtaccagttgcgtcaaggcctgcattttgtcccggaagcgcatgacatactcgataaccgacactccaggggtggccaaatccccttcccaagcctctttcaccagagccagggggccccgcacacgtcgcccgtacaggagctcaaacggtgagaatcctgttgaggcctgtggaacctcccggtaagcaaataacaggtgtgggagataccgctcccagtcacgcccgtgggagtcgaccaacatcttaagcatctgctttaaggtgccattgaaccgctcgcacaggccattagtctgtggatggtacgggctggccaccagatgtcgcacctggacttgcttacagagggtctccatcagctgggacatgaattgggtcccccggtcggtgagcatttcctggggaaaacccactcgggagaaaatctccagcaatgcggtggccaccttgtcagcccgaatggacgacaaggccactgcttctgggtaccgggtggcatagtcaactaccgtcagtatgaagcgtttcccggagctgctggggatggccagcgggccgaccagatccacagccaccctcctgaaaggctcatcgatgattggcagagatactagtggggctttggggtgtggccccgccttccccactctctgacaggtttcacacgaacggcagtaggcagccacatcggcccccatttttggccagtagaaatgctggtttaacctggccttggtcttagcgatccctaggtgtccggccatcggaatctcatgtgcgatccgcaacaactccgtccggaacggatagggtaccaccaactgtcggtccctgggccacgcctccggtgaaccctgctggaccgtggcccggtacagccgtccttggtcccagaccactcgctccgggtccgagtccgagggaggctgtgccgcctgctccttaagagctttcaggctgtcgtcagcttctaacgctgcctgaaacccctgactagatgtggccagaatcgacgagactgtcacatcttcagtcagtaccccgggacctgtgtcctggcctccacctgactcggctgccacttggtcagaaggggaagagctatcggacctccgggaggccccttggcttccagcactcccactgcgggtgacagcggccacagccgctgcgaccgtgggtcgtgcctgctcctcctccgttcctgaccaagtcgccggttcaggcagacctacctggcttcctgacaccccggttgtgggggaaccatgcaccgagatcttacctgggagcacttccgctcctggaccggccccaatctcacctgcctgttcccctcctgcagcaacagaaccccgctgtgaaatctctggggaccccacatttgctgtggtagcccccaccccacacactggtcctccccctgcagcaccctgctctctgcttatccctgcagagggcagcagatcccagctcacaggctggttacttgtagaggcattgtcacacctttctctgaccccctcccctgtcacagctgcagctgtgtgtgtgtctatggtgtctgtgcaagcagaaatatcagagttcactccctcctcccttacatcattcatagataacacattaacattgtccggaggcacgtcagcactggctgaaggttcagcctttggggcggggccaaactgggaggttatttgccccaaatctgtcccaagtagcacgtttgcagggatccgatcagttacccccacctccctcacccctcgccctgcgccccagtccacataaatgtcagcaacaggcagcgccgggtcaatgcctccaatcccggagacagcgagggtttttccagggatcaagtcttggggggacaccatctcaggccgcaccagagtcacctccgaggcgctgtctcgcagtcctatggtcacagactggccgacggtgacaggttggaagctgtccagggacctaccaccacccccacccacacaatacaccttgggcggcccttgggacggggacggagccggggccttgggacgctgagggcacatggccttgaagtgtccaggtaggttgcactggtggcaccgtcttggctctgccacgggcctggagaggggagttgagggggacaccccctgcagtctaggggcaggtggggcagtcgcagagttcatcttaccccctctccaggtgctgctggtggctgctctcctggcttcaggagcccgattgttggtgtagtcatctgccagggcagctgtagccgtggatccctttggcttctggtctcggatgaactggcggagatcctcagggcagttccacaagagttgctccgtgatgaacaagtccaggatctccggtccggtggaaagctgcaggccttgggtccagtggtcggcagctcgggcaagtgcccgcctgtggtcagcccaggagtcctttggtcccttctgtaggctccggaacttcttgcggtaggactctggagtgaggttgtactgttggatcagggcccgcttgatggtgtcgtagccctgatctgcctcagcaggcaagtccccaaggacatccagggccttaccccttaaacggggggtcaggtatttggcccactggtccttgttcagatgatgctgcaagcaagtccgttcaaaagcagtcaagaaagagtccaagtctccatccttctccagcactgggaagtcctcaacacggacctttggaagtttggtgtctggaaggtcacgggtggctgatgagggccggagctgagctagctgcagctggtagttacgctctgcctggcgctcttcacgcgctgcttgccgctcacgctcggccatgagttccttgtagccctcccggtctccagcctggcgtagggccatagccatttgaagaaggctatccgagcctcccaggctcggtggaatggcacgtggtgatctgcggcccgctgcggagcctggtgattcactgtccattgcagagcggagggctggcatctggctcgttgaggacccttgggcgagctgctcctcatcttgtccagcagtgcccggttgtgcaatgtcctctgcagagctgttttctggcgtcgagctcctggaggactcgtggacaacctcatcatcgtctctggcctgagcatcggccattcctttggctttgctcctggtgccatcagccattcttgcagacttttggtcactgacacagaactgacacctgatgcttccacacaccttacagtatctgcactctgacactctagtgttgagctagtctgaagaccccagcagccacagctgctgcaggcagtctttagtgtctgggagtatgggtctcacactcacacacactattatctcgatcccaccgcttgccaccaatatgtcacaaaccaccgggggggtcactcagaaatcccccgcgctggctaccagtacgtcacaatcggggggtagcaagggggtgtcacccctcctttatacctcccgaccgacagacagagcacgtgacgcgctctctagcgcccctcttatagtcaggccaattatggaattgcccgacaataagaaaggaggccgctatactacttatgccgattattgaagggtccccggtgcgagtagggtatatattcccccgacctccgcgggcggaatatataatatcttcccggatctcactggcctccccacaataatccttggcacaactcgctgccaccaaccgatttacggtaactattagccgaacacacagacgtgggattcgagatcgagataacagaacagcccaagattaattatataatttaatcagcttaaagcacactagaactacaatatatacaatagggaatctacagaatatacagttatgtcagagtacagttacaatcaaagcatgggttacaaacaggcatacacagttccagcagttaccttgttgcgtctggccacaggggggcgctgtagaccaggtttccaggaaccccctcacaggtctttcccaaccaggcccccgagcagaagaacactggaaaatggccgaagtagggttatcaacctgggcaatccaggtcccctcctaccttagtgacctcacagggaagcactgctccacccctggctggagttatggacaaaatccacaacatggaatatggccataacttggcctgggagcgtcgtaggcggacgccaatgctctcattgtgacagttatgaatttagctacagaacgaggggactcatgacctgtctgccagttccccattggctgatatcacgcctggggcatttcccaatgtcctgctcccataaaaagggtgtgccggcatcgtccacatgcggagacaccatttttatggttgccatatttatcggaaatatggcttgcgagatatgaaccattttttactggagtcgttctgtctggctatttccatagccttgctaactagctagcagcccccactacagggtgacggcagggagtcatcctgtgtccattgtccctaagccacctcatttccatatcacaggacatggccatggatttgttgctaaaccagttgtgtgaagggaagggggggggtgacaccaggagggggcttcctgacatgacttgaatgtcatgatttatcgtcatatctccggatttacctcacaatgacAAATTAGTAAATTTACCTTTAATAaattctgtgcctctatatagcatCTTTTACAGACCCTCATTAAATGGTTACATCGAAAAGCACCAGTCATGCCACTGTCACCAtatagatagacaaacccccccccccccccccaaaaaaaaggcaACCACCAGTGTCCAATTGGGGAAGCACCAGTGTCCAGTAATGGAGCACTGTCAGTGGTAGCTCTTGATGGTTTCTTCCATGGACTCAAAATGTGACCCCTATATAGGTATCTGGACTTGTGCTGAGTGTCCTGGGTTGCAGCCATGGCGTGGCTGCTGGCTGGTGGAGCAGAGTGGCAGAAAACAATTAGAATGCTGGGTCGGAACCAGGAGGTCAAAGTCAGGAACAAAATCGAGAAGTAGTTACTAGAGAAGCCAATATCAAGGATGAGAATAAGAAGGCTAATTCTGTGAAGAGACAAAGGAGTGAACCAGAGGAATTGTATCCTATAACTGGCAGCCGGCTACTCACTGCTGGATTAACCTGATaactgtgatgactgtcactaggtggcgctagacactactagtatgcagtaaatggagagggtagtcagacaggccaagatcataaaccaggaggtcaTGACAGTACACGGGGCAGACAGAGATGAGATTGAGATACAAGCcgcaggtcagggttccaggagggtaggtacaaaatacagggagcaggcaaggATGCCTTCAGGGGGAAGTCCGAGGTCAgggggaagtccgaggtcagaagccgggaactcACAACAAAAACAGGAGgggacaggcagagacgggtaaacAGCAGTCTGGAGTTGAGAGACcacgatctgaacactgagcaccacgggagacaacagcacaactgtaaccagaaAGTACGACTAGCGgcatcctgagctaacacgctccctaatgaagcagagcaatccccGGGAACGAGCAGCATCTGCGAGAGcatctcccaggaccagcgtgaaacccagtaCTGTGTACAAACAgctgagcattcatcctgcaaaatgctctgcaccataggtAACATATatatcggctctgcaggagagcatagaacAATACAGAATGCTCTGCACTTCGGAATTGTGACAATTACTAGACCTTTGCTGCAAAACACAGATGAACCGGCATTAAGTCCCAGCTATCCGAAAGAGAGGGAACTTGCATATGCTGAGATATTTGCATCCGTACAAGTATAGGAATGGATGGGAGCAGCCTAATGAGCTATGCGCTGTCACATTACTTGTCCAGCCCAAATACTGTATACCTGAGCATCTATCTACTTCCGGAGTTGCCGGTGTGAGCGGGTGGTCTGCTGTGTGCACATATTCTCCCAactctggagaatcctgacagtgtgcgcacCGCAGTCACACAGAATGAATGCAAACTGTTATGAGAGGTCCAGACCGGGCCCCTAGGCTACGGCTGACCCTGAACATATGGTTTCAGAATGATGACATTGCCCTTAGGTCCCTTGTTGTCAGTTTAGTCCAGTTCCGAATTCTCCGGGTGCGTGCATGAAACATCTGTCTATGAGGAGCCCCGGCTATGCAGAGGATCTGGACTCACAGCTGCGTCCTTGTAAAACAATAAACTCATTATTCTCCCATTTGATCACTTTGTACAGAACTCCGAGGGGTCGACTTCAGCGGACAACGTCCATATTTTGTGTAACAATATTAGGAAATTGTATATTGCACTATAGGGACTGATGCTAATGATATTCCTTCTGTCTGCAACTGCGTGTCAAAAGCTTGTTGATTCCTCCCTAATGGATGGctgcaaaaattgcaatttttgtcataaaaacaacaaaaacgtaaaatcaagaaaaaagtgcaaaaatttGCCTAGTCTTTAAAAagcgccaaaagttgcaaaacttcTGCGCAACTCCCTGCTGTGCCAAAACGtgtactccactccagggtttgatAAATTGGCCCCGCAATATCTATACGGAACCTGGATTTCTCCAAAAATTATTACAGTGAccgtgtgtttggtttttttttttttttttataggaaatTGGCCCTACAATCGTTGGGGATGAATGTTCTGATCCACAGTTAATGGAGCGACTCGGAGCTGTCCGCAGGACCGTGCTGGGAAATAACTTGTAAGATACTTTCTTATTGCGCAATGTGTCAGTCTTGGGCTCTGTTCACATCCGTTTCTTGAGCCACACTCTCAGATTTGGCCAAGAATGGTGGAATTGCAATGAACCCCATTGTAGTTAATGGAGTCCTTTTGAGTGCAGGCTGGTGAATGTGTGTAACAAATCCGGCACATCCATTAATGATGTAGAAAACCAGAATTACAAATAAGCCTATCGTCTTGTCTTTTTAGTGAGTTTTTGTAGCAGAAACTGTCCAAAAATCTTCCCATATCTGCTCCCAAAAAATTCAGAGACCATACCCTAAAATCTACATGCATACTGTGGATATTAAAATTGAGGTTTGTGACCCCCACCAATTACGAGACCATCTGGGCCACCCCTTTAAGGAGGGGTTACTGATAGGTGCATATGTAATGCTATGATTTACATCAGCAAGGTAGGAGCCATTTTTTTCCACTCCATGTCTCTATTATTATAGAGGAACTACATATTTTTATAAATCCTACACATATCTGTAGAGGTCACTGGCTCTGTTGACTCACATAGGAAGGACTGGcaacctctatctatccctttaaggAGGACCAGGTTTTGCTTCTATTTATTTCCTGAGTATTAGGTTTTTCAAATTTTTTAAATCCATCATACGGTTCAAGAGATATAGTCGTTGTTATATAGTGCTAGTGTTATCCTCCTAAAGGGGCGTGGCTGAGTATGCAgatcagcctaaagacacgcccctgaggatctggTAAAGGATTATCACTGAATACAAAGGCTCATATCTGTGAAAGTATATGGAggatttagaagaaaaaaaaagtcatactcagggGAGcaacgggaataaaataagagcaaaatggGCTACTTTAGATTTGGGGAAAAGTCTCCTTTTAAGGATCAAAGAAAATTTGTGTATGGATTAACTTTTCTATTTTTGTTTAGTGCAGAATATGTCGTTAATGAACCTCCACGTGTGACTCTGGACAGGCTTGAAACTCTTGGATACCGTGTCGTTAGTATGACGGGGG from Anomaloglossus baeobatrachus isolate aAnoBae1 chromosome 12, aAnoBae1.hap1, whole genome shotgun sequence includes the following:
- the GCHFR gene encoding GTP cyclohydrolase 1 feedback regulatory protein, with the protein product MPYILISTQIRMEIGPTIVGDECSDPQLMERLGAVRRTVLGNNFAEYVVNEPPRVTLDRLETLGYRVVSMTGVGQTLVWCLHKE